The genomic interval ACTTTCGGGGTAGTACACACTGAATGAATATGCATTGATGATGAAGTAGTCTTTGGGGAGACATAGCTCTCTGGACGAAGACCGTCTGACTCACGTCTCGTAATCTCCCAAATATTGGAAATATGGATAGCTTCGGAAAGGTGGCGAGTCCTTCTTACCCATTCCACTTGGGTCGAGATGTCCTGTGGACAAAACTCCTCCACCCAGGGATCCGTTCGCACCGTGATGATTGTGCGAAGGATGCGGCTGTGGATGGGCGTGGTGGTTCAATCCATGCACGTGACTCAGAGGACCGGTCCCACCCATTAGCGGATATTGGAACTGGGGTTGCGACGCGAACATGGCGTTGTTATTGGATAGACCATAACtctgattggaattggacgaACTCTTGCCGGAGGAAGATTGCTTCAAATGACTGTATGGCACCTCGTATTGGTTGCCAATACTGGGCGAATCCCTACCATaatatttggtttggtttgggttttcataGTGAGGCGCCGCCTGAGAGGGCATACTTCTGATATGTCCGTACGTGGGGTAGACGGTTCGTGACCAATAGCCCATGGATGAGGAGGCCGGGCCCACTGACGAGAATATGGAAGGGGGTGGGGGAAGCGAGGCCGGCGAGGCTGCAGATTCATATTTCAAGTCCGAGCTTGACATAAGGAATGGCCTTTGTTGTATGGCTTCCTCGTCGGGCGTTTTGCGACCTTGACAACTGCTGATGTTACTGCTGGAGTGACTGCCGCCCGATTGTTTTGGACGGTCGCGACGACTTTTACGAATGACGAAGGCAATAACAGACACCGAAATCACGAACGTGATGACCACCAAACAAATGACAAGAATGAGCACAAAGCTTTCCGACGCCGATTGAGCCCCCGAAATCACAATGTCACGCCCGCTATTCCCCTCTCCCGTTTCGGAAGGGTTTCGTTGGTGGTAGATGCTTGAGCGGGGAATCACGTTCAGGTGAGTCGACTTGTACGTTAATGCACCGAATCCACTGTTGGTCACGAAGCAAATGTACATGCCAGCATCATCGATTTCTACACTCGGTATCACGAGGTTGTTCAAGAAGATCCCATCTCCGATGAGGATGTCGGGTGCGGTGTCGAGCACTCGGAAGCGTTCGTTACCCATGTTGAGTGTGTACACATCGACCACATTTTCTGGGGGCCGGTCCTCTTTGCCCACTAGATCGAGTTTCTTCAACCACTTGATGTGGGGCAACATCACCGCCTTCACTTTACAACTCAAAGTTGCCGAGTCACCCTTGGACACGGTGTTGTTGATGGCTTTGGCCTCCATGACGATGGCATGCTGCATCGAGGTTGAGTCCACATTGACGGAGAGAGTGAAATTCAGCTGTCGACTTCCCACGCCATTCTGAGCTTGACAAGTGTACGTCCCACCGTCGGCCGATCCCATCACGTGGAACTCGACCGAGGATTTCCCAAAGTCATCGCTCTCACGCACGGGATCTCGAATTTCGTGGCCATCCTTAAACCACTTAATCTCCGGATCGGGATTCCCCAAAGCCTCGCACGAAATCTGAAACAACCAAAAGCCATGTTATAGTGGTTGTAGTTGTTTTCTGTCTCCACTAATATATTGTGCCACATgaccacccacccatccaccctGTCTATTGAGGGAAGGGTAGCCCTTGGTGTGTGACTGATGAACAAAGAAGACTCGTTTCACTTACTCGGAAAATGTCGCCAACATCTAATCGGTAGTGGATCTCCCTCTGAGAGGTCTCGGCAGTGAAAACCGGTGGGGCAACCTGGATCGTGTCCAAACCATCCGAGCGAGGTGGAAACTTTATTGGAtctaaaaaaagaaggaaaaatgcCATAACGTACTTTATCAGTTCACGGTATGAACGAGGGCCATTCTAGTGCACATTAATGCCCTTGAGCAAGATGTGAAGGgaaatggaaatcaaagaGGAAATCAAGCGcgaaaagagaaggaaacaCATAGAGCTACATTAttggattccttttttttgacgcACTGCAGTAGAAGGACCTCTTTAGTCCTGACAAGGATGTCTCCATAACAGGCATCCCAAGCACAGCACAGCAAGGGAGAGATATGCCAGTGGGCTTGACACAGCATTTTCTCATTATGGATATTTTCGCCTTCATTTTACAAGTTTGCTTAtccgaaaaaaatacatatattTTCCAGGTGGCACAACAGGAAGTAAGGGGGAGCGAGTTCAGGCTCCTGAAGAACACCAGAAGCTCGTTGCTcattcctcttcctcctcctcctcctcctcctccttctacTTGTTCCTCCTTCCAAAGACAATGGCAAGATGAGACTGATGGAGCTgcccaagaaaaaaaggggtGGGTTAGCTGTGTAAATATTCCAATCATGCAGGCGCACGACACTTTGACACTTTCCGAGACCCCAATAATTCACTCTGTTAGGGCAGGAAACGGACATTTTTGTTGTGGCATTTTGGTTGAGAAATGAATCCGGAGCTGGTGACTGTTTTCATGTTTCCGTCTCGCTCATCGGCTGTCTAAACACGCTTCAAATGTGTTCAAGCCCCATCAGTCTGCCGTGTAGGTTTTGTAGATTCATAAGGTGATCATTGCTTGCTCGGGGAATCAGAATGAGTCGACGGTATTTTGGCTTGGGGTCCAGAAATGATTTGAGCGAGCTGAGAGACGGCTTCTGCGTACTGCCCAGAAAATGGTCATTTCATTCATGGGCTTGAATCTAAATGTAAATGACTTGGATGACAGACGTAATGTTCTTTTGGAACGGCTTCCAATGGTGGACGGACAACCGTGATGTTGACGACGCTCAGCTTAGTCATAATGTTGGTGATGATGAATCTGGCGGTGGCAGCAAATAAGTTCTACCTTTTATGGAAATTGCCTCAAATGACTCTGTTTTTTGCTTCTCCTTCCCCTGTGTTCATTCATGACTTGCACCCAAGGCTTAATGAAATTACGCCTTCTTCACATGGGATCCTCGTTCTGTTCGCACTTGGCGCCAAAGCTGGATGTGAATGCCATCTAATTGTGCTGGGCATTAAACGTGATCTATGGGATCTTGGCGAGTCTCATCCTTTCTTGCACAGAATCGTGCCGCTGGATCCTGATCCCCTTAACGGCATTGCTTGGCGATGGCTGACTTCAAATCCAGATGTCAGGCACTCATGACACTTTCATCCATCTTCACCAAGGTGAGTCTCGACTGACTCTCTCgcgctctcgctctctctctcgttctccttCTGGAGCGTTCAAATGAGTTTTGTATTGTTGCAGTTGAGCTTTTGTTACCAGGAACAACTCgtcgcactcactcactcactcactcactcactcattcacttctTCAAGACACTACTCAGAGCGAGGTGCCAGAAGAAACCATTATTATTTGGGAGGATTGCGGATGACAAACGGTTCATTCAAAAGATGAGATCCGGGCTGCCATAAATCAACATTCTGATAAGAAGCGTTAGAGAACAATCAAAGGTAAAACCTCCGAGCTGCGACATCGGATCCATTGCCAAATACAGTTCTTATGTAGAGGGGACTTTAAAATGAAGAGAGCTCGAGTGTTGGGAGAATTCAAGCCACAAAGACTTGTTTGTTATGTACCCACTGTACTACAGTAGAATGTGTGTGAGTTCCTCTCAGTCACTGTGAATTCTAAACAATGGACCGAACAATGGGGAGAGACTCCCCGTTGTCCACTAACGAGACTTCGATCAAAAGTCAAGATTGAAATTCAAGATCTTCTACTCCGTAAATGGCACTCGGCATTCACACTACAAACCTCAAACGCGAAGAGAGTTTTAGgggggaaggaggaggaggtaggtttgttttgaaaccCAATAATTGATGGCCATTTCGCCATTTTGTCCAGTTTTTGTGTGAACTCTTAATATTCGAATGTCTGTCTGCGCCTTTAATAATTTTGATTGGCACCTAGGATTATCGGGTGATCTTGAGTGGCCATCTATTTTTAACCCACCGAGACATTGTTGAACTTGTGGAACTCGTTTGAACTTGTTGCCGAACGACCATTGGATTAATAGATTTCTCGGGGTGTGACCACAACTCTCGAAACTAGTTCAATAAATCTGGCTTCCCTAATTGAATACCAACCACTGGAGCAGATGACTTCAAGCAGATAAGCCAAGAAGCAAAACCAACAACAGGTCGTCCTCTTTGGATTTTGAAATCGCTCGCTTCTTTTGTCATCAAATAAGGGTTGCTGGGTTCACACATTTGGTTCTAATTTATCTGCAGGATCGCTGAAACCTGATTTGGTCTGTTGGCATCATCTCGTCAACGCCATTCTTGGACATCCCGGTTATCAGCCTGACTTTCCACTCGTTGATTTCCGTCACAAAAATGTCCAACGGACAAGTTATAATGtatataattttttttatctcgttGGAGGAACATTGACCAAAACGAGCATTGTGGGATTATTCGGTCCAAGACTCATACTGTGTGTCTGTGAGTATTTCAGGTGTGGATAGTGTTTGATTTAGAGGTTTGCCTGATTTGGAAAATACGAAAGGAGTCTGCTCATTAATTGGCTCTGTTTTCTGTCACTTGACGATCTAAACCAGTTTACAAGGCCAATCAATGCATTCCAAATGGAATTCCTGACGCCTTTCAATCCCACAGAGCATGTCCAAAACAATTTCTCATCCGAGTCGTAGTCCACAAAAAAGGGCAAAGAAAAACGTATTAACGCGTAGCATTGccaggaaattgaatttgtttaaaaagtgggcacggtgttcaaaaagccctatcaagtttccagaaaATATCCCAAACAcgtattggcatttttctacctcaaaattcatagggaacaactttgatttttttgctttatggaattctagcccacataaaaaactttcgtacctaaaaacattataaagctatagttttcaaaaatggtaaagcggtgaaatagatgatatcataatttatattcaagaacTAACTAAGTatgctcccaatttacattgagtaggtttttgaaaattatagtttctataatgtttttaggtatacaagttttttatgtgggctagaactCCATAAAGTGATAAAatctgaggtagaaaaatgccgaAATGTGTTTGGgttgggaatttccgtcaaaaatttaaagggtatttttaccactgtgtggGGCAAGTGCAGATAGGTGCTCGGAAAAAACAGGCCCTTTCGTTTCTTCTTACCAATGACAAGCACTTCGATTCTAGCTTCATCCGAGCCAAATCCGTTGATGCCTTTGCAAATGTAGATCCCCGTGTCATCTCGATTGGCTTTCTTGATCTTCAGAAAGCTTTTATTGGTTCGGAATCGGATCCAAGTGATGTCATCGATGGGCAGTCCGTCCTAGAACGAAAGTTTTGAGATATATTTCCGAGCTCTATTGGCCATGAACTAATCATGACTTGTGCTCGGTTGTACGTACCTTCTTCCATTCGAAAGTGGGCGAGGGATACCCGATGATGGGGCATTGTAATCGGAGGTTGTCGCCAATGTGTCCAATCTTCTTGACCACACGTTCCTTGGACTGAGGGGGTCCTACAGTGGGTAAGAAAGCAAAGAATTCTCGTTCAATTTCAAGCTAATTTTCAGAAGGCgtgattcaatgaaaattcCTCTGCCGCCCTCGAAACGAGGAATGCCCTCTGGTCCATCTTTGCCCTCACTACCCCACTCCCTCACTCACGCACACACCAAGTGAGGGATAACTTGTTATTTTAGAAGGTGTTCCCCTCATTTAGCATTGCACAAAGAGACGGGAATAAAGCACTGAAGGGCAGCAAAGTTGCGACGTGTTAACAACCGTACcctaaacttttttttggccgAATCGTTTTCTCAGCAAGCCTTGCAGTGTCCGTGCAAGCAGAAGAGATATTTAAGACGAAGAAAGTACAGCAACGACGTAGCTTTCGTCTCTCGGCGCTTCAGAAATCGTCCGTT from Tigriopus californicus strain San Diego chromosome 5, Tcal_SD_v2.1, whole genome shotgun sequence carries:
- the LOC131880721 gene encoding fibroblast growth factor receptor-like 1 isoform X2, coding for MKRRTYVMWIQVILVLLFGNLGSSTDIRGPPQSKERVVKKIGHIGDNLRLQCPIIGYPSPTFEWKKDGLPIDDITWIRFRTNKSFLKIKKANRDDTGIYICKGINGFGSDEARIEVLVIDPIKFPPRSDGLDTIQVAPPVFTAETSQREIHYRLDVGDIFRISCEALGNPDPEIKWFKDGHEIRDPVRESDDFGKSSVEFHVMGSADGGTYTCQAQNGVGSRQLNFTLSVNVDSTSMQHAIVMEAKAINNTVSKGDSATLSCKVKAVMLPHIKWLKKLDLVGKEDRPPENVVDVYTLNMGNERFRVLDTAPDILIGDGIFLNNLVIPSVEIDDAGMYICFVTNSGFGALTYKSTHLNVIPRSSIYHQRNPSETGEGNSGRDIVISGAQSASESFVLILVICLVVITFVISVSVIAFVIRKSRRDRPKQSGGSHSSSNISSCQGRKTPDEEAIQQRPFLMSSSDLKYESAASPASLPPPPSIFSSVGPASSSMGYWSRTVYPTYGHIRSMPSQAAPHYENPNQTKYYGRDSPSIGNQYEVPYSHLKQSSSGKSSSNSNQSYGLSNNNAMFASQPQFQYPLMGGTGPLSHVHGLNHHAHPQPHPSHNHHGANGSLGGGVLSTGHLDPSGMGKKDSPPFRSYPYFQYLGDYET
- the LOC131880721 gene encoding uncharacterized protein LOC131880721 isoform X1, translated to MIGIFTQLTHPFFSWAAPSVSSCHCLWKEEQVEGGGGGGGGRGMSNELLVFFRSLNSLPLTSCCATWKIYVFFSDKQTCKMKAKISIMRKCCVKPTGISLPCCAVLGMPVMETSLSGLKRSFYCNPIKFPPRSDGLDTIQVAPPVFTAETSQREIHYRLDVGDIFRISCEALGNPDPEIKWFKDGHEIRDPVRESDDFGKSSVEFHVMGSADGGTYTCQAQNGVGSRQLNFTLSVNVDSTSMQHAIVMEAKAINNTVSKGDSATLSCKVKAVMLPHIKWLKKLDLVGKEDRPPENVVDVYTLNMGNERFRVLDTAPDILIGDGIFLNNLVIPSVEIDDAGMYICFVTNSGFGALTYKSTHLNVIPRSSIYHQRNPSETGEGNSGRDIVISGAQSASESFVLILVICLVVITFVISVSVIAFVIRKSRRDRPKQSGGSHSSSNISSCQGRKTPDEEAIQQRPFLMSSSDLKYESAASPASLPPPPSIFSSVGPASSSMGYWSRTVYPTYGHIRSMPSQAAPHYENPNQTKYYGRDSPSIGNQYEVPYSHLKQSSSGKSSSNSNQSYGLSNNNAMFASQPQFQYPLMGGTGPLSHVHGLNHHAHPQPHPSHNHHGANGSLGGGVLSTGHLDPSGMGKKDSPPFRSYPYFQYLGDYET